A section of the Nitrospinaceae bacterium genome encodes:
- the pckA gene encoding phosphoenolpyruvate carboxykinase [ATP], which translates to MPLKGLKHKVGLEHHGIKNVDEVHWNLSTPDLYEHIIRRSEGVLSHLGPICVATGEHTGRAPNDKFIVQEPSSQENIWWGKVNKSFTVERFDGLHSRMLAYLQGRAIYVQDCCAGAAPATQLHIRVITETAWHSLFARNMFIQIKDSAKLQSHEPGFTVIHAPGFKAVPAIDGTNSEVFVIVDYGKQLVLIGGTSYAGEIKKSIFSVLNYILPQKNHVLSMHCSANIGKDDDSAIFFGLSGTGKTTLSADKNRVLIGDDEHGWSDDGVFNFEGGCYAKVIRLSKEAEPDIYECTRRFGTILENVAVNLKTRRLDLDDSSLTENTRASYPISHIPNATLTGQGNHPKNVIMLTCDAYGIMPPVAKLTPEQAMYHFISGYTAKIAGTEKGLSREPTAIFSTCFGAPFMTLHPSVYANMLGEKIAKHNVSCWLVNTGWTGGAYGVGHRMKIAHTRAMIKAILEGQLEKVATFKDPVFGFQIPEEVADVPTEVLNPRNTWKRPEDYDEKAKELAKQFVENFKEYEKTVSKEILAASPRPAAAGKNQGKIHKLRK; encoded by the coding sequence ATGCCCCTCAAAGGCCTCAAACACAAAGTTGGTCTAGAACACCACGGAATCAAGAACGTCGACGAAGTTCACTGGAATCTTTCCACACCGGACCTTTACGAACACATCATTCGAAGATCGGAAGGGGTTTTGTCTCACCTTGGACCCATTTGCGTTGCCACCGGCGAACACACCGGACGTGCACCCAACGATAAATTCATCGTTCAGGAACCCTCCAGTCAGGAAAATATCTGGTGGGGAAAAGTCAACAAATCCTTCACCGTCGAGCGATTTGACGGCTTGCATTCCAGGATGCTGGCTTATCTGCAAGGGCGGGCCATTTACGTTCAGGATTGCTGCGCCGGCGCCGCGCCGGCAACTCAGCTTCACATCCGGGTTATCACGGAAACCGCGTGGCACAGTCTGTTCGCCCGCAACATGTTCATCCAGATAAAAGACTCGGCCAAGCTGCAGTCGCATGAGCCCGGGTTCACCGTCATCCACGCACCGGGCTTCAAAGCGGTTCCCGCTATCGATGGAACCAACTCGGAAGTCTTTGTCATCGTCGATTACGGCAAACAACTGGTGTTGATCGGCGGAACCAGCTACGCGGGGGAAATCAAAAAATCCATATTTTCCGTTCTCAATTACATCCTGCCACAAAAAAACCACGTCCTGTCCATGCACTGCTCCGCTAATATAGGCAAAGATGATGACAGCGCGATCTTTTTCGGCTTGTCGGGAACCGGTAAGACCACCCTTTCCGCCGATAAAAACCGCGTCCTGATCGGCGACGACGAACACGGATGGAGCGACGACGGAGTTTTTAACTTTGAAGGCGGATGTTATGCCAAGGTCATTCGCTTGTCCAAGGAAGCGGAACCGGACATTTATGAATGCACCCGCAGGTTCGGTACCATTCTGGAAAACGTGGCAGTGAATCTGAAAACGCGCCGCCTGGATCTTGACGATTCCAGCCTCACGGAAAACACCCGGGCAAGCTATCCGATTTCGCACATTCCCAATGCCACTCTGACCGGACAGGGAAATCATCCGAAAAATGTCATCATGCTGACCTGCGACGCTTACGGCATCATGCCGCCGGTCGCGAAGCTGACGCCTGAACAGGCCATGTACCATTTCATCTCGGGGTACACCGCCAAAATCGCTGGAACCGAAAAGGGATTGAGCCGCGAGCCCACTGCGATTTTCAGCACCTGCTTTGGCGCACCTTTCATGACACTGCACCCTTCCGTTTACGCCAATATGCTGGGTGAAAAGATCGCCAAACACAATGTTTCCTGCTGGCTGGTCAACACCGGCTGGACAGGAGGCGCCTACGGCGTGGGGCACCGGATGAAAATCGCCCACACCCGGGCCATGATCAAGGCAATTCTTGAGGGACAACTAGAAAAGGTGGCCACCTTTAAAGACCCGGTTTTCGGGTTTCAGATTCCCGAAGAAGTCGCCGACGTTCCTACGGAAGTGCTGAACCCCAGAAACACCTGGAAACGGCCGGAAGATTATGACGAAAAGGCCAAAGAGCTTGCCAAGCAATTCGTTGAAAATTTCAAGGAATATGAGAAAACCGTGAGCAAGGAAATCCTGGCGGCCAGCCCCCGCCCTGCGGCGGCAGGAAAAAATCAGGGAAAGATCCACAAACTGCGAAAATAA
- a CDS encoding glycosyl transferase, with protein MKVSVMVPNWNGMRFIGMCLDSLKRSDFQGFEVIVVDNGSVDGSRELIEEQYPWVRLIKNPRNMGFATACNQGIRAAKGDYICLLNNDIEVESDWLKELVEGMERHPECGMGTTKMMFLDDREVFYNTGDLFHAWSAGGGRGQGEKDVGQYDREDYVFGACAGAGIYRRELFDTVGVFDEDFFIFAEDVDLNMRSQLRGFKSVYLPKAKVYHIGTATVGLYSDRYVYLCKRNDVFVLIKNMSLKMFGKNFFTILKHQLEDIKYFSYRGQGIVLLKSKLDALKMLFPMLARRFRIQRQRTVPDSEIEKIMIYD; from the coding sequence TTGAAAGTCAGCGTCATGGTACCCAACTGGAACGGCATGCGTTTTATCGGAATGTGCCTCGACTCATTAAAACGTTCTGACTTTCAGGGATTTGAAGTCATCGTCGTGGACAACGGGTCCGTGGATGGGTCACGCGAATTGATCGAGGAACAATACCCCTGGGTCCGCCTGATCAAGAATCCGCGCAACATGGGATTCGCCACCGCCTGCAATCAGGGCATTCGAGCGGCGAAGGGCGACTACATCTGCCTGTTGAACAACGACATCGAGGTCGAATCCGACTGGTTGAAAGAATTGGTCGAAGGCATGGAACGCCATCCGGAATGCGGCATGGGAACGACGAAAATGATGTTCCTCGATGACCGGGAGGTGTTTTACAACACCGGAGACTTGTTCCACGCATGGTCTGCAGGCGGCGGACGCGGCCAGGGGGAAAAGGACGTCGGGCAGTACGACCGGGAAGACTATGTCTTTGGCGCCTGTGCGGGAGCCGGAATTTACCGGCGGGAATTGTTCGATACGGTCGGAGTTTTCGATGAAGACTTTTTTATTTTCGCGGAAGACGTCGACCTGAACATGCGCAGTCAATTACGGGGCTTTAAAAGCGTGTACCTGCCAAAAGCCAAGGTCTACCACATTGGCACCGCCACCGTCGGTCTTTACAGCGACCGCTACGTTTATCTTTGCAAACGCAACGATGTGTTCGTGCTCATCAAGAACATGTCTCTTAAAATGTTTGGCAAGAACTTTTTCACCATCCTCAAACACCAGTTGGAAGACATTAAATATTTTTCCTACCGGGGTCAGGGGATCGTGCTTTTAAAATCCAAACTGGACGCCCTGAAGATGCTCTTCCCCATGCTCGCCCGCCGGTTTCGCATTCAGAGGCAAAGAACCGTACCCGATTCCGAGATTGAAAAAATCATGATTTATGATTGA
- a CDS encoding uroporphyrinogen III methyltransferase: MTDTTRQKGCVALVGAGPGDEGLLTLRGREWLEKAEVIVYDHLVNWNMMRFADENAETIYAGKKEGHATLSQDEINALLISHAKQGKTVVRLKGGDPFLFGRGGEETLALKEAGIDFTVVPGVTSPFGVAAYAGIPLTHRDFSSTVTIITGSNEKNQQDVHIDWEKIASRAGTLVFLMGARKLALICEKLMHFGKAPETPIAVIQWGTTARQKTWTGTLKSIVATAMQEKIAPPALTIIGEVVGMKPLIEWYEALPLFGKTVVITRAENQSDSMVHLLHEKGAEPVSFPVIQTIAPEDWSPLDEALSRLSEYDGLIFTSANGVKFFMQRLKEKKQDIRNLKGVRIYTIGPKTEHALAAFGMQVDVVPEDFVAESLLESLGQESVKGKRFLIPRATVAREILPDQLRDRGAQVEVVPAYRTILPKRKNEDFVRRLKDGAISVITFTSSSTVTNFLDLLDAESRPYLDNVTFACIGPITAKTAKERGLKVEIVPKQYTVDALVQAIEEHFSGKTG; the protein is encoded by the coding sequence ATGACTGACACCACCCGCCAGAAAGGCTGTGTTGCATTGGTCGGAGCCGGACCCGGCGACGAAGGTCTCTTGACCCTGAGGGGCAGGGAATGGCTCGAGAAGGCCGAAGTCATCGTTTATGACCATCTGGTCAATTGGAACATGATGCGTTTCGCCGATGAAAACGCCGAAACCATTTATGCCGGGAAAAAAGAAGGCCACGCCACCCTTTCTCAGGATGAGATCAACGCCCTTCTTATCAGCCACGCGAAGCAGGGGAAAACCGTGGTCCGCTTAAAAGGCGGAGATCCTTTTCTGTTTGGCCGCGGCGGCGAAGAAACTCTGGCATTGAAAGAAGCGGGCATCGATTTCACCGTGGTTCCAGGCGTCACCTCGCCGTTCGGCGTCGCCGCCTACGCCGGCATTCCCCTGACGCATCGCGACTTTTCCTCCACCGTGACCATCATCACCGGAAGCAACGAAAAAAACCAGCAGGACGTCCACATCGACTGGGAAAAAATCGCCAGCCGGGCGGGAACCCTGGTCTTTCTCATGGGAGCCCGCAAGCTTGCCTTAATCTGCGAGAAATTGATGCATTTCGGGAAAGCCCCCGAAACCCCGATCGCGGTGATCCAATGGGGAACCACCGCCCGGCAAAAAACCTGGACAGGCACCTTAAAAAGCATCGTTGCAACCGCAATGCAGGAAAAAATCGCACCCCCGGCCTTGACCATCATCGGCGAAGTGGTCGGCATGAAACCCCTCATCGAATGGTATGAAGCCCTGCCCCTGTTCGGAAAAACCGTGGTCATCACCAGAGCGGAGAATCAATCCGATTCCATGGTTCATCTATTACATGAAAAAGGCGCGGAACCGGTTTCCTTCCCGGTCATTCAAACGATCGCTCCAGAAGACTGGAGCCCTTTAGATGAAGCCCTTTCACGGTTATCTGAGTACGACGGTCTGATATTCACCAGCGCCAACGGAGTGAAATTCTTCATGCAACGCCTGAAGGAAAAAAAGCAGGACATCCGCAATCTCAAGGGAGTCAGAATCTACACCATCGGTCCAAAAACGGAGCATGCCCTCGCCGCCTTCGGCATGCAGGTCGATGTCGTTCCCGAAGATTTCGTCGCCGAATCCCTGCTCGAAAGTCTTGGCCAGGAGAGCGTGAAGGGAAAGCGCTTCCTGATTCCTCGTGCGACCGTGGCGAGGGAGATTCTGCCTGATCAACTGCGGGATAGAGGAGCCCAGGTCGAGGTGGTTCCCGCCTACCGGACCATACTGCCGAAAAGAAAAAACGAAGACTTCGTCCGGCGGTTGAAAGACGGCGCCATTTCGGTCATCACCTTCACCTCTTCTTCCACAGTCACTAACTTCCTCGATCTGTTGGATGCTGAGTCCAGACCGTATCTGGATAACGTGACCTTCGCCTGCATCGGCCCAATCACCGCCAAAACCGCCAAAGAGAGGGGATTAAAGGTAGAAATTGTCCCGAAGCAATACACCGTAGACGCTCTGGTCCAGGCAATCGAGGAGCATTTCTCCGGCAAAACCGG
- the prfB gene encoding peptide chain release factor 2: MLKKTVKNCDARWISYGGIFDVDNNSKEIANLDKEVTQPGFWDDNEKAQKVQQKRAQLQRAVTSWNDLNKECEDLGAMVELAEEEDDDSLLSEIGGAVIALKEKVAQTELKAMLSGDNDFNNAIMTINSGAGGTESQDWAQMLLRMYLRWADRNGYKSEILDTQYGDEAGIKSATVNFTGDYAFGYLKAEIGVHRLVRISPFDANKRRHTSFASVFVYPEVEDEIDIEVKEDELKIDVYRASGPGGQGVNTTDSAVRLTHVPSGIVVQCQNERSQFKNKASAMKVLKSRLYELEMEKQDEEKKSMEKQKKKIEWGSQIRSYVLHPYRMAKDLRTNVEMGNVDAVLDGDLGAFIEAYLMQSKQTVSG, translated from the coding sequence ATGTTAAAAAAGACTGTGAAGAATTGCGACGCAAGGTGGATCTCTTACGGGGGTATCTTTGACGTCGATAATAATAGTAAAGAAATTGCAAATCTCGACAAGGAAGTGACCCAGCCGGGGTTTTGGGATGACAATGAAAAGGCTCAAAAAGTTCAGCAAAAGCGGGCTCAATTGCAGCGGGCGGTGACTTCCTGGAACGATCTTAATAAAGAGTGTGAAGATTTGGGTGCGATGGTCGAGCTTGCCGAAGAGGAAGATGACGACTCGCTGTTATCTGAAATAGGCGGCGCTGTCATCGCCCTCAAAGAAAAGGTGGCGCAAACGGAATTGAAGGCCATGTTGTCTGGTGACAACGATTTCAACAACGCCATCATGACCATCAACTCGGGAGCGGGCGGCACCGAGTCGCAGGACTGGGCGCAAATGCTTCTCAGGATGTACCTCCGCTGGGCGGACCGGAACGGCTACAAATCCGAAATTCTTGATACGCAGTACGGGGATGAAGCGGGAATCAAAAGTGCCACCGTCAATTTCACCGGGGACTATGCCTTTGGTTACCTGAAGGCGGAGATCGGGGTGCACCGGCTGGTCCGTATTTCCCCCTTCGATGCCAACAAACGCCGGCACACCTCGTTTGCCTCGGTTTTCGTTTATCCGGAAGTGGAGGATGAGATCGATATCGAAGTCAAGGAAGACGAACTCAAGATCGATGTTTACCGCGCCTCGGGACCGGGAGGGCAGGGCGTTAACACCACGGATTCCGCCGTCCGCCTGACGCACGTCCCTTCAGGCATCGTCGTTCAGTGTCAGAACGAGCGGTCGCAGTTTAAAAATAAAGCCTCGGCCATGAAAGTGCTGAAGTCTAGGCTTTACGAATTGGAAATGGAAAAGCAGGACGAAGAGAAAAAGTCGATGGAGAAACAAAAGAAAAAAATCGAATGGGGAAGCCAGATCCGTTCCTATGTTTTGCATCCTTACCGCATGGCCAAGGATTTGAGAACCAACGTGGAAATGGGAAATGTGGATGCGGTTCTCGACGGCGACCTGGGAGCCTTCATCGAAGCGTACCTGATGCAAAGCAAGCAGACGGTGTCGGGGTGA
- a CDS encoding glycosyl transferase, which produces MTPLPFQFPNDPTLDLSIIIVNFNTRELILDCLRSIAVHTKEISFEILVVDNHSEDGSAQAIKESFPQVTLIENEENRGFSAANNQAIRISKGKYIVLLNSDTRLVENCFSSIVRYLEAHPEVSILSPEILDADNRPCPMRLWEDSAQEAVLKILGRYNPASEFKKMGPREPREVEVVGGSCFVVRRELFSTTGLLDENYFLYNEEDDFCRRARRLGNKVCYYPETRLQHLLGQSTHQPEIREKVILETYKSNLYFYSKHYSFIWNLLLRWLYRLTFVAGIFRSFWKIITGRPPLGAEDSISLKLKLLFLRMPKSPDS; this is translated from the coding sequence TTGACCCCGCTCCCCTTCCAGTTTCCCAATGATCCCACATTAGACCTGTCCATCATCATCGTCAATTTTAACACTCGCGAGCTCATCCTCGACTGCCTGCGGTCCATCGCGGTTCACACCAAAGAGATTTCCTTTGAAATTCTGGTGGTAGACAACCATTCAGAAGATGGCAGCGCTCAGGCGATTAAGGAATCTTTCCCACAGGTGACACTGATCGAGAATGAAGAAAACCGCGGATTTTCTGCCGCCAATAATCAAGCCATACGAATTTCCAAAGGCAAATACATCGTTTTACTCAACAGCGACACCCGGCTGGTGGAAAACTGCTTTTCCTCCATCGTCCGCTATCTGGAGGCTCATCCAGAGGTTTCCATATTGAGCCCGGAGATTCTCGATGCCGACAATCGTCCCTGCCCCATGCGCCTGTGGGAAGACTCGGCTCAGGAAGCGGTTTTAAAAATTCTGGGCCGCTACAATCCCGCATCTGAATTCAAAAAAATGGGACCCCGCGAACCCAGAGAGGTTGAAGTCGTCGGCGGGTCCTGCTTTGTGGTCCGAAGAGAACTTTTTTCAACTACCGGGCTTCTCGATGAAAATTATTTTTTATACAACGAGGAGGATGACTTTTGCCGCCGCGCCCGCCGTCTGGGGAACAAAGTCTGCTATTATCCCGAAACCCGCCTGCAACATCTCCTCGGGCAAAGCACGCACCAACCCGAAATCCGGGAAAAAGTGATTCTCGAAACCTATAAAAGCAATCTGTATTTCTACTCCAAGCACTATTCGTTCATTTGGAATTTACTATTGCGCTGGCTTTACCGCCTGACCTTCGTTGCAGGAATTTTCCGGTCGTTTTGGAAAATCATCACCGGCCGCCCCCCTCTGGGAGCGGAAGATTCCATTTCGCTAAAATTAAAGCTCCTTTTTCTGAGAATGCCGAAATCGCCAGATTCCTGA
- the rsmA gene encoding ribosomal RNA small subunit methyltransferase A: MKKRPLGQNFLTDSSIAREIVQFAQISPGDPVLEIGPGKGILTQYLLETQSSVTALEIDKKLCTELTHKFGGKSNFHLIEADATKFDYSQIGSGVKIVSNLPYYAATHIVKRLIDYRARIADMTLMLQKEVVDRFIAPPGQKEYGSLSVFIQFHCQVERLLEIPNTAFSPPPKIDSSLVRLTPLPAPQVQVEDQHTFFKVVNAAFFHKRKMLKNNLKVWENRFQQDNNIIRLAGIDLSRRGETLSMQDFATLSNYLHAHHD, from the coding sequence ATGAAAAAGCGGCCGCTCGGTCAAAACTTTCTAACCGACTCATCCATCGCCCGCGAGATCGTTCAGTTCGCACAGATATCCCCCGGCGATCCGGTTCTGGAAATCGGACCCGGTAAAGGCATCCTCACCCAATACCTTCTGGAAACCCAGAGCTCAGTGACGGCTCTTGAGATCGACAAAAAACTGTGCACAGAACTCACCCACAAATTCGGCGGTAAAAGCAATTTTCATCTGATCGAAGCCGATGCCACTAAATTTGATTACAGTCAAATCGGCTCCGGGGTCAAAATAGTGTCCAACCTGCCCTATTATGCGGCGACGCATATCGTCAAACGGCTGATCGATTACCGGGCGCGCATTGCGGACATGACCCTGATGCTGCAGAAAGAAGTGGTAGACCGGTTTATCGCCCCTCCGGGGCAAAAAGAGTATGGCTCGCTCAGCGTGTTCATCCAGTTTCACTGCCAGGTGGAACGCCTGCTGGAAATTCCCAATACCGCTTTTTCACCGCCGCCAAAAATCGACTCGTCCCTCGTCCGGCTCACACCGCTTCCTGCGCCTCAGGTGCAGGTCGAAGATCAACATACCTTTTTCAAAGTCGTGAACGCGGCGTTTTTTCATAAGCGAAAAATGTTGAAAAACAATTTAAAAGTCTGGGAAAATCGATTCCAGCAGGATAACAACATCATACGCCTGGCGGGAATCGACTTGTCCCGCAGAGGAGAAACCCTTTCCATGCAGGATTTTGCCACCTTGTCCAATTACCTCCACGCCCATCATGACTGA
- the pdxA gene encoding 4-hydroxythreonine-4-phosphate dehydrogenase, whose amino-acid sequence MGDPAGVGPEIIIKAFQDKELFSLSQGIVIGDAGFLESTARQIEIPLTVHRISSPDQAQFHPGTLDVLDLKNVPGDLKRGRATAKGGKASVEYILRAVKLALDHQIDGITTAPINKESIHKAGFCYPGHTELLAEATNSKNVALMLAGKNLRVVLTTTHVPLHEVASQITAERVLTTIRLTHQWLKQHVAGDPKIAVTGLNPHCGDGGIFGKEETTAILPAMASARKQGIQVDGPHSADSLFIHNRHAAYDAVIAMYHDQGMIPVKMDSAGTAVNITLGLPILRTSVDHGTAYDIAGTGSASPESLKIALKAAVAFSKPTAVTN is encoded by the coding sequence ATGGGAGACCCCGCTGGTGTCGGCCCTGAAATCATCATCAAAGCCTTTCAGGATAAAGAGCTGTTTTCTCTGTCACAGGGAATCGTCATCGGCGACGCCGGCTTTCTGGAATCCACCGCCAGGCAGATTGAAATACCTCTCACCGTTCATCGGATTTCATCTCCCGACCAGGCTCAGTTTCACCCCGGAACACTCGACGTTCTGGATCTAAAAAACGTCCCCGGAGACCTGAAACGGGGCCGCGCCACAGCCAAAGGCGGAAAAGCCTCGGTGGAATATATTCTCCGCGCCGTCAAACTGGCACTGGACCATCAGATCGATGGCATCACCACAGCGCCGATCAACAAGGAAAGCATCCATAAAGCAGGCTTTTGCTACCCCGGCCACACCGAACTTCTGGCAGAAGCCACAAACAGCAAGAACGTTGCCCTGATGCTGGCCGGCAAAAACCTGCGCGTGGTGCTCACGACCACCCATGTGCCGTTACACGAGGTCGCTTCGCAGATCACCGCCGAGCGGGTCCTGACCACGATTCGCTTGACGCACCAATGGCTCAAACAGCATGTGGCCGGCGATCCCAAAATCGCTGTCACCGGATTGAACCCGCATTGCGGCGACGGCGGAATTTTCGGCAAGGAGGAAACAACCGCCATCCTCCCGGCCATGGCCAGCGCCAGGAAACAAGGCATCCAGGTGGACGGACCGCATTCGGCCGACTCGCTGTTCATTCACAACCGGCATGCGGCTTACGACGCGGTGATCGCCATGTACCACGACCAGGGAATGATTCCCGTGAAAATGGATTCCGCGGGAACCGCGGTGAACATCACTTTGGGTCTTCCTATCCTCAGAACATCCGTGGACCACGGCACCGCCTACGACATCGCGGGAACAGGAAGCGCATCTCCGGAAAGCCTGAAGATCGCCCTCAAAGCGGCGGTAGCTTTTTCCAAGCCCACAGCAGTCACCAACTGA
- a CDS encoding ribonuclease Z codes for MKPIFHPRLVNDVFGDPGLLVEFLYEKRALLFDLGEISAIPNGTLLKVSDVFVSHTHIDHFVGFDRLLRIVFGRGKTLRLYGPSNFIANVEGKLAGFTWNLVDRYSESITLEVTEVHEDHLRRARFRAIDRFKRTEERREPFAGGPLLEEPAFSVHAAVLEHRVPCLGFALKEMFHVNIRKEQLEARKLPHGAWLNDLKRFIFEGKPDDFLVEVPCPTTDSMEFVRFPLGQLKEDLVLLSPGQKIAYVVDTVYNQSNKPRIIDLVRGADLFFCESPFLAEEEERGLERCHLTSRQAGLLAGEAGVRQLRTFHFSPKHMGRKLQLQQEAQDAFREAGPLKNTLV; via the coding sequence ATGAAACCGATTTTTCATCCCCGGCTGGTCAACGATGTGTTTGGTGACCCCGGTCTTTTGGTGGAATTTCTTTACGAAAAACGCGCCTTGCTGTTTGACCTGGGCGAAATTTCCGCGATTCCCAATGGCACCTTGCTCAAGGTCAGCGACGTCTTTGTCAGCCACACGCACATCGACCATTTTGTTGGCTTCGACCGCCTGCTTCGAATCGTTTTTGGCCGCGGTAAAACGTTACGCCTTTACGGGCCGAGCAATTTCATTGCCAACGTGGAAGGAAAATTAGCGGGCTTCACTTGGAACCTGGTGGATCGCTACAGCGAGTCCATCACTTTGGAAGTCACCGAAGTCCACGAGGATCATCTGCGCCGGGCACGTTTTCGGGCCATCGACCGGTTTAAACGGACCGAGGAGCGCCGCGAACCGTTTGCAGGCGGGCCTCTTTTGGAGGAACCTGCGTTTTCCGTGCATGCGGCGGTGTTGGAACATCGCGTCCCCTGTCTGGGGTTTGCTCTGAAAGAAATGTTTCATGTCAATATCAGGAAAGAACAATTGGAAGCTCGGAAGCTTCCGCACGGGGCGTGGCTGAACGATTTGAAGCGGTTTATTTTTGAGGGCAAACCGGATGATTTTCTGGTGGAAGTTCCTTGTCCGACAACCGATTCTATGGAATTTGTGCGGTTTCCCCTGGGGCAATTGAAAGAGGATCTGGTCCTGCTTTCGCCTGGGCAGAAAATCGCCTACGTGGTCGATACGGTCTATAACCAGAGCAACAAACCGAGGATTATCGATCTGGTGCGCGGAGCGGATCTGTTTTTCTGCGAATCCCCGTTTCTTGCGGAAGAAGAGGAACGGGGCCTGGAGCGCTGTCACCTGACCTCCCGGCAGGCAGGTCTTCTGGCGGGAGAGGCGGGCGTCAGGCAATTGCGAACCTTCCATTTTTCGCCCAAACACATGGGGCGCAAGTTGCAATTGCAACAAGAAGCGCAGGACGCTTTCCGTGAAGCAGGACCCTTGAAAAACACCCTGGTGTGA